The Eremothecium gossypii ATCC 10895 chromosome VII, complete sequence nucleotide sequence CTCCGGTCCGTCACTGGTCCGTTTGCCAAACTCGTTGAGGGGGCTAGTACAGTCACGAGCTGCATGTCCTGGCTGGTTGCATCTTTGACAAATCACTGTCATAGAGAGGGAAGGATTAGAAGAACACTCCCACTTTTTATGGCCTTGCTCACCACAAAGAGGGCAAGGGCGGTTGTCCTCGCGTAGGGTACCATTTAGGACTGCAAGCTCTCGCAGTTGTCCCCGCTTAAGATCGTTCTGTCCTTCCGGAGACGTGATCGCCTTGATAATGATACTCTCCACGGCGTTGATCCCCAAAGGTATCTTTTCCTCCGTATCTGCTGATATAACACAATGTAAAGGCTCATTCATGTTCATGGCACCCTTAGGCAAATCCGTGGCCGCCTTTCCCTCCTTCACTGATCCACGTCCCCGAATCACAATCTTGCATCCcgactgctgctgcagctgcttcAGCGTGTTTCCACGAGGCCCGAGCAGCAGCCCGACGAAATTTATCTCTGGATAATCGTTGATCGGGATGTAGTACTTGTCCTGGAACTTGCTTGGCCGCCGGTAGTCGTCGGGCGCAATGAAGTGCGGGATCATCTTCAGAGCGATTTCCACCAGACGGTGTCGCTCTTCTTCTAGCTTCTTGCGGTAGCGGTGTTCTCTGGTGTTGGTCCGCTTGCCCTGAGAATCGTAAACTGGCGGCGGCGAAAGCGACCGGTACCTGCTGGTTGGCGGATTCAAGTCATTCGTTCTTAACTTGATCGTAATCTCCTGTATTCTGTACATGACCTGGTACGCAGTTTGCTGCTCTTGTGTCAAGGCACTTCTTATTCGGTATTGAAGCGGTAGCTGCGACACTATTGGGTTATCCCGTGCTTTACCACCCCATAGGCTATCATAGCTATTAGAACTCCGTCCACGATCCATGATGTCCCAGTCCCAGCCGTGTAAGCAATAAGCGACTTGCATGCAAAACCAAACCAGTCTTGTCATAATTGATCGAGGAAAGAACGTTACGCATCAGTACACCACATATCTGGTATCATGTCCCGGTAAGATGCTATATGATAGTACATAGGGAGGAGTAAGCTATTAAGAGGCGATTGCTAGCATTCACACCTTTGCCAGCATGTCTGCTACTGCCGATTTGACCTTGTAGAACAGGTCGGAGGGCGTACCGTCCACCACTGTTTCGCTCTCGCTGATCTTTCTGACGATGACCCGGCCATCGACGACCAAGGTACCCTCGCCTCTGAATTCTGCAACGTGAGAGGCAGCGGTCAACTTTCGCTTGAGTTCCGCCAATCTGACATCTCCTATGCGCAGCGAGTCAGTCGTCTGCATTCGGGCGCTGGCATTAGGGAGTGGCTTGAGCACCCATTTGTCTCTGTGGCTGACCTTGGTGTCCTTCTCCTTCGTAAGTCGTCCCACGACATGGGCAACGGTGTAGACCTCGCTGATGCGCTGCCAGTTGAGCATCTGGTCCATCTCAGCGTCTATGAAAATGTCCAGGGACCGGAGCGAGGTATTAATAACTAGGGATTTGTTGAGCTCTGGTTCGATAACGTCCAGGCCTTTCTtctggagctgctgggcgACTGGAGAAACGGATGCAGCGTCTGACGGAAGGAGGACCATCTTTCTCGGTTTGAGGGCGGGCCAGATGATGGACATGGATCTTTCGTCGACGAGACCGGCGAGATCGACAAAGGCCATCGTGCAGCGGATGACAACTTTCTGGGTGTTGGAGGTGCGGTGCTGCGGCTTAGTCAATGTGTCTAGGTAGGAAAGGTTATCTTGGTTCATTTGGCGCTGCAATGCGTCTTGTTCTCTCCGTCTACGCTTCCCGCCGCTGCCATTTCTGCGGATATCCTCAAAGTCATGCGGATCGTAGCTTTCTTCGTCTTCTTCATTAGTAGCACCCCGCTTTGCTGATGATGGAGCGCTCTGGGGTAGGAACCGCTCAAAGTCTACAAGTTCGCCGTAGTCATCGTGTGCCACCTTTCCCGGTTGGAAGGGGAACATTTTATGCTTCGGGAGCGCATTCGGCTGGATAATGAGATCAGTCGGGATTTCGACTTTTGTCGAGAGAGCACCAGCACCGTGTGGCCGAAGAACATCTTCCTCCTCATCGTCATCGTCTTCAATAGCGGTGAACGCAGAAGCCCCGGCAGGGTTATCATTAGACTGGAAAGACGATAGCAGTTCAGCCCTCTCCTTGCGACGAGCCTCAATCCGCTCTTTGAACTCCTCAAGATCGGATCCAGTTAGCGGCTTCGTCTTGCTGAATTGCAACGAAAGTGATTCGGAATAAGCAATTGGGTTTCCTTCTACCGCATTTAGGTTATTAGAATTTAGAGCGCGTTCCCACTTAGCATACGCCTTGGCCAAGATTGCGATTGTGTGGGAGTAGTAAGTAGGTTTTTCTGTTAGGACTAGCATAGCTTTTTCCTTGGTGCACACCTTACTCAATGCATCGTTTATGAGAGTCTCCACCTGCGAGATAAAACATATCTTCGTGCCTGGGTAATTGGCAAGGTCATTGACATTCACTATCTTCAAACGGTTCCCAAGGTCAAAGGGAGATTTATTGTCTCTCGATTCCCAGGTCTTTACCAGCTGAGAAGACAGCCACTCCAGCATACTTCTGGCATATGTGAGCGTACGACCCCGCGAGTATGACAGAAGCAGCACTGGAGCATCTGCCTGGAGGCCGGACTTTTTATTCTCATGTAGTATATCGTGCACAAGCACGAAGAGCTCCAGAAACTTTCCGCCAATGGCACTCGGGAGAATGACGGACGTATTTGCAGAGAGTGCCTTCTTTATGACCTCCTTGAATTTCTGTGATCGCTTGCGGTATGGTGTTGATGGGCCAACATGCGCGGCAGACATTATCACTGCAGAGGGGCGCATCAGCGCGGTGGACGGTTTTCCACCTTTGTCCAGAAGGTCGGCACTGTTCAGGATTGTGTCCCGCGTGTGGTTCCAACGAGGGGCGTACAAAACCTTCTCTGAATAGGTATTTGCACACCATATTGTCCCGCCCGGCGCAAACCCTGAGCTATATGCCACAAGGCTCAACCCATCAAAGCGAGATTTCAGGTCCACTAGCTGTGAGTACTTCACCGTATTCAGGTGGTCAAAAGCAGTATCTATGTCCTCAATGTCAATTCGATTCGTGTCGAACGGACCAATGATACCCAGACTGGCATACAAATCCACCGTGGCCACGCGACCCAGATTGGCGACCGGCAACGTTGAGTAGACCTGAATTCTCGAATTAAAGTGGGATATGTAGTCGAAGAACAGCGCAGCATAGGCACCTATGCATTCTTGTATTGGCTGGGACAGCAAAATTATATCCACCTGTGGTATCCATTCTTTCCAGTATGCCATACATTCATCGTAGCTGCATCCGCCCGACCATCCCGGATCTATCAACAGGGTGCAGTTATCAAACGACAAGATCGTACCTGTCGTTGACCCAGACTCATCCTTGCAGTAAGTGAAGGTATAAGTCATTGGAATCAGGGCCTGAAGTGATACTGTTTTACCTTTCGTTGCTGTTGAAGAGTATCATCTGGTGCAACTTTTTTCAAATGTAGTAGTACATTTTGATGTTGAGGAGTTAGACAGGAATATAGTGATTAGGAAGCAAAATCGTGCATTGGAAAACATGACAGCTGTAGAGAACAATCTGGTGGGGAGCGAGCACAACCAAAAGAAACGTGCTGGCATGGTTCCTTGGCTGCAGCCCGGCTATGCCAAATTAAACATTAAGGTATTTTGTAAATATATTACATAAGCCGCTCGCTCAGCACTCTGGAACGGCctcatcgtcgtcgtcatcgtcTGACTCCTGCTCCTTCTCCTGAGGTTCGCTCTTCTTCGCAGTATCCGGGGTCTCGGCGCTCTCCAAGTGCTCGGCAGGAACCGACTCGGATTGCAGTCTGCTCCTCTTTGTTTCTGGTAAGTCGTCAGCGCTATCCGGAGTGGACGCTGCGCGCTTTCTCGAGAGCTCGTCGCCTTTGTCTTCTGACTGCTCAGACTGTTGGCGAAAGTACATCTCGGCCTTTTCCAGGTCCTCACGGTGGCGCTTTATGTATGCCTCATGTAGCGCCGAGATGCGCTTGTCTTTATCCTCGCGCGACGCTGCGATCAGTGTCGGATCGAAAAGGCCATTTATACCGGTGGTCTCATCTACCTTGGCGAGCTCAAATAGGTACTCAAAGCGGAGAGCTCGCAGGTCTTGCCATTGCTTGACAATTCTAGAGTCGGCATCCGTAGCAGCCCCGGCCGTGGCAGCTACTGCCTGCAACGCCGAGTAGACGCCAGTT carries:
- the MSL5 gene encoding mRNA splicing protein MSL5 (Syntenic homolog of Saccharomyces cerevisiae YLR116W (MSL5)) gives rise to the protein MTRLVWFCMQVAYCLHGWDWDIMDRGRSSNSYDSLWGGKARDNPIVSQLPLQYRIRSALTQEQQTAYQVMYRIQEITIKLRTNDLNPPTSRYRSLSPPPVYDSQGKRTNTREHRYRKKLEEERHRLVEIALKMIPHFIAPDDYRRPSKFQDKYYIPINDYPEINFVGLLLGPRGNTLKQLQQQSGCKIVIRGRGSVKEGKAATDLPKGAMNMNEPLHCVISADTEEKIPLGINAVESIIIKAITSPEGQNDLKRGQLRELAVLNGTLREDNRPCPLCGEQGHKKWECSSNPSLSMTVICQRCNQPGHAARDCTSPLNEFGKRTSDGPEFRETKKLQQDAPPPSGPVGSHPSAPGSGSANSGVAPASLHPPGTMAPPGALPPPGSLAAPGTLPPPAALPAPAAPGTLPPPVALPAPATLPQAGVPPAPDASPAVKTAVPIEGPPAPPQTAPPLRQTAATASSAGSSQSAQEEPENARNGVEKAAPGPPAAVLPPPPPPPPPPPPPPSS
- the CFT2 gene encoding cleavage polyadenylation factor subunit CFT2 (Syntenic homolog of Saccharomyces cerevisiae YLR115W (CFT2)), coding for MTYTFTYCKDESGSTTGTILSFDNCTLLIDPGWSGGCSYDECMAYWKEWIPQVDIILLSQPIQECIGAYAALFFDYISHFNSRIQVYSTLPVANLGRVATVDLYASLGIIGPFDTNRIDIEDIDTAFDHLNTVKYSQLVDLKSRFDGLSLVAYSSGFAPGGTIWCANTYSEKVLYAPRWNHTRDTILNSADLLDKGGKPSTALMRPSAVIMSAAHVGPSTPYRKRSQKFKEVIKKALSANTSVILPSAIGGKFLELFVLVHDILHENKKSGLQADAPVLLLSYSRGRTLTYARSMLEWLSSQLVKTWESRDNKSPFDLGNRLKIVNVNDLANYPGTKICFISQVETLINDALSKVCTKEKAMLVLTEKPTYYSHTIAILAKAYAKWERALNSNNLNAVEGNPIAYSESLSLQFSKTKPLTGSDLEEFKERIEARRKERAELLSSFQSNDNPAGASAFTAIEDDDDEEEDVLRPHGAGALSTKVEIPTDLIIQPNALPKHKMFPFQPGKVAHDDYGELVDFERFLPQSAPSSAKRGATNEEDEESYDPHDFEDIRRNGSGGKRRRREQDALQRQMNQDNLSYLDTLTKPQHRTSNTQKVVIRCTMAFVDLAGLVDERSMSIIWPALKPRKMVLLPSDAASVSPVAQQLQKKGLDVIEPELNKSLVINTSLRSLDIFIDAEMDQMLNWQRISEVYTVAHVVGRLTKEKDTKVSHRDKWVLKPLPNASARMQTTDSLRIGDVRLAELKRKLTAASHVAEFRGEGTLVVDGRVIVRKISESETVVDGTPSDLFYKVKSAVADMLAKV